In the Osmerus eperlanus chromosome 27, fOsmEpe2.1, whole genome shotgun sequence genome, one interval contains:
- the LOC134013665 gene encoding neurite extension and migration factor-like, producing MDVLQETNFAVLAPHLEQVHRGDDKESHEEGSQLKAYSTVTPPQDINPTGSQECGRTSLNQSPPLLIAKTPEPNDDSSPHAVSLTSHTAEAVSPWSPSEDCGEKANFARMESGSVSALTGDCLLQQSRACLGCFIETKDTEVDQTEPGLGLSQDYDACPVADIAMQCMSSGDGLRYGDQLLSDQLLSYPAHKSEVSEKMDEDKSAADSDSEDPATKSIYEGLLLDKCNGDEALLANSNQDWGCFESFISESKIELLDLCSKNDLSVNLFSEEDVDNYMFDDEDEDSTLGSDVCSLKIRYESFQDNVREKTNAIQEETQFSFFPSVVAKKEGEFVRRGAEGPHVKGEVKVWPAGEKEDKTMCSSAEETPNVSPESSYLFDLNNSTEDSGEYSDDSSCTGSSLDTCPTKKKHRFLSRENSSSSSHLSYGLRSKRKVRYSEDYLYDVDSIENEKTEKSSEKRDKPPTGLKKEKDDDWCPKKRRKSSRKEPPVIIKYIIINRFKGEKNMLVKLGKIDTSETTVSLSKDLVHKYQKLAPLKAYWEKRQQEIRQRRLAAGDKHKRLNGCRRSLNSCPSKRKYRIANRVRIQRIHAVEPLPSPSHHKREGCAKDEPVSADSVTITTTTADCAARLDRGGFTEKSRSQERERIRGGNKNGKIRKFKSEARLLCMKMKGVQRETDEIAINLQEVGPAFPQQSLDVDHSVGSPQLCDGCPVNPPEKSSPSSCCPSGTLRQPVNTSLPVIPGGYLQTLLDASDSSSNNGVSYYPQHHSRQFPHEMSQEENQFSNLRPSQTCVLSPPSDSELQQSPSDQMEPNFSHTWQPRAEELSFTPGSAMIGAGYSSSMPLTVTNDMPGSGYSQVNMDDNRLLYDKSYLSEKPPEEESDILPGQVSSEDGNEQLCRVTINTDNGRLVSYDSVGSLSASSSNYSSLSLKPCEKDGEDGSENFLEHCSPKLVIQQSTEEITPLRESTDLLDISNFTPDKFRHSSVSEMSPPDTPSLSPQVMGPEMRECQGKVREGTLSATPGGKWDCHVSQPQNHEDRAINNQQFQFHAFACEDDTGLIDKAAGGGADGYDGARSIDRGAKGPKSKRKTNNKQTLGQGSADEQKKAKPPRAAKTPKNKTPRQNARASKKIKSLLDAKAAQGPNQSMLDLDGGGLAGMTDDWPLLGDHGGRWADGSTPNPGNDDQREFEEPSNILSNIVSGMAEVQRFMKVSIEPLWDPMSGLCQPQEANSLKTKTLKILAGTAPDVRKKAGYAASTGTGRGRKATGRGAKSQAKFLPSNPFFSPLTLDSNMFNKSTLTLPGICGPAHKKMYRHKTSAKFARDENNTVKKDSTKNVALASYEKRR from the exons ATGGACGTTCTTCAAGAAACCAATTTTGCTGTGCTGGCCCCACACCTGGAACAGGTCCACCGAGGAGATGACAAAG AATCACATGAGGAAGGAAGTCAGCTGAAGGCATACAGCACAGTTACCCCACCTCAAGATATCAATCCAACAGGAAGCCAAGAGTGTGGGAGAACTTCTCTGAACCAATCCCCACCCCTTCTCATCGCAAAGACCCCCGAGCCCAACGATGACTCCTCCCCCCATGccgtctccctcacctcccacaccGCCGAGGCGGTGAGTCCATGGTCACCGTCAGAGGACTGTGGTGAGAAGGCAAACTTCGCCAGGATGGAGTCGGGCAGTGTGTCTGCTCTGACCGGGGACTGCCTCCTGCAGCAGAGCCGCGCCTGCCTCGGCTGCTTCATAGAGACGAAGGACACCGAGGTAGACCAGACCGAGCCTGGTCTGGGCCTCAGCCAGGACTACGACGCCTGCCCTGTTGCTGACATCGCCATGCAGTGCATGAGCTCCGGGGACGGACTCCGATATGGGGACCAGCTGCTCTCCGACCAGCTGCTAAGCTACCCGGCGCACAAATCGGAGGTGTCCGAGAAGATGGACGAGGATAAGTCTGCTGCAGACAGTGACTCGGAGGACCCCGCCACAAAGAGCATCTACGAGGGCCTTCTTCTGGACAAGTGCAATGGGGACGAGGCTCTGCTGGCAAACTCCAACCAGGACTGGGGTTGCTTCGAGTCCTTCATCAGCGAAAGCAAAATCGAGCTGCTCGACCTCTGCTCCAAGAACGACCTTTCCGTCAACCTGTTCTCGGAGGAAGACGTCGACAACTACATGTTCgacgacgaggacgaggacTCCACCCTGGGCAGCGACGTGTGCTCTCTGAAGATCCGCTACGAGTCATTCCAGGACAACGTCCGGGAGAAGACCAACGCCATCCAGGAGGAGACCCAGTTCAGTTTTTTCCCCAGCGTGGTGGCGAAAAAAGAGGGGGAGTTTGTCAGGAGGGGAGCCGAGGGGCCCCACGTTAAGGGGGAGGTCAAGGTCTGGCCAGCGGGTGAGAAGGAGGACAAGACTATGTGCAGCTCTGCTGAGGAAACACCGAATGTCAGTCCCGAAAGTAGCTACCTGTTTGACCTGAATAACTCCACGGAGGACTCTGGCGAGTACAGCGACGACAGTTCATGCACGGGCTCCTCCCTCGACACCTGTCCGACCAAAAAAAAGCACCGCTTCCTCTCCAGAGAgaactccagctcctccagtcaCCTGAGCTACGGGCTGCGGTCCAAGAGAAAGGTCCGGTACAGCGAGGACTACTTGTACGACGTGGACTCCATCGAGAACGAGAAGACCGAGAAGAGCTCGGAAAAGCGGGACAAGCCGCCGACGGGCCTGAAAAAAGAGAAGGACGACGACTGGTGTCCGAAGAAACGGAGAAAATCCTCCCGAAAAGAGCCCCCCGTCATAATCAAATACATCATCATCAACAGATTCAAAGGGGAGAAGAACATGTTGGTGAAGCTCGGGAAAATAGACACGTCGGAGACAACAGTGAGCTTAAGTAAGGATTTAGTTCATAAGTACCAGAAACTGGCCCCTCTAAAAGCCTACTGGGAGAAAAGGCAGCAGGAGATACGGCAGCGCAGGCTGGCTGCCGGCGATAAACACAAACGCCTGAACGGCTGCAGGCGTTCCCTCAATTCCTGCCCGTCGAAACGAAAATACAGGATCGCAAACAGGGTTCGGATTCAAAGGATCCATGCTGTAGAGCCCTTGCCAAGTCCCAGCCATCACAAGCGAGAAGGGTGTGCAAAGGATGAGCCTGTCAGTGCAGATAGTGTGACGATAACCACGACAACCGCCGACTGCGCGGCTAGATTAGACCGAGGCGGCTTCACAGAAAAAAGCCGAtcacaagagagggagaggataagAGGGGGGAACAAGAACGGCAAAATAAGGAAATTCAAAAGTGAGGCTCGACTACTGTGTATGAAAATGAAAGGCGTTCAACGTGAGACCGATGAAATTGCGATAAACCTACAAGAGGTTGGGCCAGCATTCCCACAACAaagccttgatgttgatcacaGCGTGGGCAGCCCCCAGCTTTGTGATGGTTGCCCTGTGAACCCCCCCGAAAAATCTTCACCTTCATCTTGTTGCCCCTCTGGCACACTGAGACAGCCTGTGAATACCTCTTTACCGGTTATCCCTGGAGGCTACCTCCAGACCTTACTAGATGCATCGGATTCATCAAGCAACAATGGGGTCTCCTATTACCCCCAGCACCATTCCAGACAGTTTCCTCACGAAATGTCCCAGGAAGAGAATCAATTCAGCAACCTGCGGCCTTCCCAAACCtgcgtcctctcccctccctctgattCGGAGCTCCAACAGTCGCCCTCAGATCAGATGGAGCCAAACTTCTCCCACACGTGGCAGCCTAGAGCTGAAGAGCTGTCATTTACACCTGGCTCTGCTATGATAGGCGCCGGATACTCTAGCTCCATGCCTTTAACAGTGACAAACGACATGCCGGGGTCAGGGTACAGTCAAGTAAACATGGACGACAACAGGCTTCTGTATGACAAGTCATATCTGTCCGAGAAGCCTCCAGAGGAGGAGTCGGACATCCTCCCAGGTCAGGTCTCGTCCGAAGACGGCAACGAGCAGCTCTGTAGAGTCACCATCAACACAGACAATGGGAGGCTGGTCAGCTATGACTCTGTGGGCTCGCTCTCAGCCTCTTCCAGTAATTACAGCTCCCTAAGTCTGAAACCTTGTGAGAAAGATGGCGAGGACGGGAGCGAGAACTTCTTGGAGCACTGCAGCCCAAAACTGGTTATCCAGCAGAGCACTGAGGAAATAACTCCCCTCAGGGAGTCCACGGACCTGCTGGACATCTCCAACTTCACTCCCGATAAATTTCGACATTCTTCCGTGTCGGAGATGTCCCCACCGGACACGCCCAGTCTGTCCCCACAGGTGATGGGTCCGGAGATGAGAGAGTGTCAGGGGAAAGTCCGGGAAGGGACTCTCTCCGCTACACCCGGGGGGAAGTGGGACTGCCACGTCTCGCAGCCACAAAATCACGAAGACCGAGCGATAAACAATCAACAGTTCCAGTTCCACGCTTTCGCTTGCGAGGACGACACAGGGTTGATCGATAAAGCCGCCGGGGGCGGGGCGGACGGTTACGACGGAGCCCGATCTATTGATAGAGGCGCGAAAGGTCCAAAATCGAAgaggaaaacaaacaacaaacagaCCCTTGGTCAGGGCTCCGCAGACGAACAGAAGAAAGCCAAGCCTCCGAGGGCTGCCAAGACGCCGAAGAACAAAACGCCTCGACAGAATGCTCGCGCGTCCAAAAAGATAAAGTCCCTGCTTGATGCCAAGGCAGCTCAAGGACCAAATCAGTCAATGCTGGATTTAGATGGTGGAGGCCTTGCTGGAATGACAGATGACTGGCCTTTGCTGGGGGATCATGGTGGGCGCTGGGCAGATGGCAGCACCCCCAATCCTGGGAACGATGACCAGCGAGAGTTTGAGGAGCCTTCTAATATTCTGTCCAACATCGTCTCTGGAATGGCGGAGGTCCAGAGGTTCATGAAGGTCTCCATCGAGCCGCTGTGGGACCCCATGTCTGGCCTCTGTCAGCCTCAGGAGGCCAACAGCCTTAAAACTAAGACCCTAAAGATTTTGGCGGGAACCGCACCAGACGTCAGGAAAAAAGCTGGTTATGCTGCATCTACCGGGACGGGGCGGGGGCGGAAGGCCACGGGGAGGGGGGCTAAAAGCCAAGCCAAGTTCCTCCCCTCCAACcctttcttttcccctctcacTCTGGACAGCAACATGTTCAACAAgtccaccctaaccctacctggCATATGTGGGCCCGCGCACAAGAAAATGTACCGACACAAAACCAGCGCAAAATTTGCTCGGGATGAGAACAACACTGTTAAGAAGGACTCAACCAAGAACGTAGCGTTGGCCTCTTATGAGAAACGGAGGTAA